The following proteins come from a genomic window of Macrobrachium nipponense isolate FS-2020 chromosome 32, ASM1510439v2, whole genome shotgun sequence:
- the LOC135207373 gene encoding uncharacterized protein LOC135207373 has translation MSPLDAAYITDIILKTLEKLGLDYKSSLVGLGFDGASVMSGGISGVQKRIKEKALFAYYVHCYGHKLNLVLTSVAKNVPQASEFFRYLEEVYIFASNAVVHEKFVSIQREMFPEEQIRELQHLSDTRWWCQATSCDNALLRLECIIRLLKETSADATGARAVSARGLLAQMDAEFVCLLQFFSEILGINKISQQLQDKQADLGKAAKLISCLREDLADVRNSNLIENYSNRVDELCKKCDISPTVTRKRSRKPRQLRILSCWKHLARVVEPSHPQHVTILYEVLDCLNSELDRRFSRESCVIFCGISALCPAGQTF, from the coding sequence ATGTCTCCATTGGATGCTGCATATATCACAGACATAATACTGAAAACTCTAGAAAAATTAGGCTTAGATTATAAATCTTCTCTTGTTGGCTTGGGATTTGATGGAGCATCAGTCATGAGTGGAGGAATTAGTGGCGTTCAGAAACGTATAAAAGAGAAAGCACTTTTTGCTTATTATGTTCATTGTTACGGTCATAAGCTCAATTTGGTTTTGACAAGTGTTGCAAAGAACGTACCACAAGCATCTGAATTTTTCCGTTATCTTGAAGAAGTCTATATCTTTGCTAGTAATGCAGTGGTTCATGAGAAATTCGTTTCTATACAGCgtgaaatgtttcctgaagaACAAATTCGAGAACTTCAACATCTCAGTGATACTCGCTGGTGGTGTCAGGCTACCTCCTGTGATAATGCTTTATTACGTCTGGAATGTATTATAAGACTTTTGAAGGAGACTTCTGCAGATGCTACTGGAGCTCGAGCTGTATCTGCTAGAGGTTTACTTGCTCAGATGGAtgcagaatttgtttgtttattgcagtttttctctgaaattctgggaataaataaaatatctcagCAGCTGCAGGATAAACAGGCAGACCTTGGAAAAGCAGCTAAACTTATTTCTTGTCTTCGTGAAGATTTAGCTGATGTAAGAAACTCCAACTTAATTGAGAATTACTCTAATAGGGTTGACGAACTCtgtaaaaaatgtgacatttcaccAACAGTGACAAGAAAACGTTCAAGAAAACCTCGACAACTCCGTATTTTATCATGTTGGAAACATCTGGCCAGAGTTGTGGAGCCGAGTCATCCACAACACGTCACAATCTTGTATGAAGTACTAGACTGTTTAAATAGTGAATTAGATCGTCGTTTTTCCAGAGAGTCGTGTGTGATCTTCTGTGGCATTTCAGCTCTCTGTCCTGCAGGACAGACGTTCTGA